From Proteiniborus sp. MB09-C3, the proteins below share one genomic window:
- a CDS encoding LacI family DNA-binding transcriptional regulator, translated as MTATIKDVAKMAGVSISTVSRVINNSKPVSTEIRQKVLEVINELGYKPNEIARTLVTKKSFLIGVIVTDLGDAYIAQLVRGIEEVGKMYDYDILLCSTYGDKATELKFIQLLSRKQVEGIIMVSDSLNSEIDKQIKEFKIPFVYLNRYFYTADFPTVAINSLEATYEMTNYLINLGHENIAYISSSKEDHSLELLKVEGYKKAILENEGFEENIFYAKGRGIDDGYEVCRDIIGHNNDITAIFCSHDELAIGVLNYLYDNNIKVPNDISVAGYGDIKMASMFRPRLTTIKEPFYDIGAVAIRRIIKEIKKESNDNDTIFLPFQIQKRESCAKI; from the coding sequence ATGACTGCAACAATTAAGGACGTAGCTAAAATGGCAGGTGTATCTATATCTACAGTTTCTAGAGTTATTAATAACTCTAAACCTGTAAGTACAGAAATAAGACAAAAAGTTTTAGAGGTTATTAATGAATTAGGATATAAACCAAATGAAATAGCTAGAACACTCGTAACTAAAAAATCATTTTTAATAGGAGTAATAGTTACGGATTTAGGAGATGCATATATTGCACAGCTAGTAAGAGGAATAGAAGAAGTCGGAAAAATGTACGACTATGATATTCTCCTTTGCAGCACATATGGAGACAAAGCTACGGAGCTCAAATTTATACAGCTTCTAAGCAGAAAACAAGTAGAAGGTATAATAATGGTTTCAGATTCACTAAATAGCGAAATAGATAAGCAAATAAAAGAGTTTAAAATACCTTTTGTTTATCTAAATAGATATTTTTATACTGCTGATTTTCCTACTGTAGCTATAAACAGCTTAGAAGCGACTTATGAGATGACTAATTATTTGATTAATCTAGGGCATGAAAATATAGCCTACATATCATCTAGCAAGGAAGATCATTCTTTAGAGCTATTGAAGGTAGAGGGCTATAAAAAAGCTATCTTAGAAAATGAAGGATTTGAAGAGAACATATTTTATGCTAAGGGTAGAGGCATAGATGATGGATATGAGGTATGCAGAGATATCATAGGACACAATAATGATATTACTGCAATATTCTGTAGTCATGACGAGTTAGCTATTGGTGTATTAAATTATCTATATGATAATAATATTAAAGTTCCTAATGACATATCTGTAGCTGGATATGGAGATATAAAAATGGCTTCTATGTTTAGACCTAGACTAACCACAATTAAAGAACCGTTTTATGATATTGGGGCTGTGGCCATTAGAAGAATAATTAAAGAGATTAAGAAGGAAAGCAATGACAATGACACTATATTTCTTCCATTTCAAATACAGAAAAGAGAAAGTTGTGCTAAAATATAG
- the thpR gene encoding RNA 2',3'-cyclic phosphodiesterase, which yields MRTFIAFEFDNILKTRISLIQDKLKKLSTKGRWTHIDNFHLTLKFLGDTTIEQCEKIEEQLSNTLDSSNAVNLSLDDIGFFPGNTEIRVLWLGLKGEIKALQKLNTDIEESMFKLGYEREKRNFNPHITLGRNIVLKDNFNTAREILKEDCKFSFALSKISFIESQLMDGKRIYTPLKSYSLSKPL from the coding sequence ATGAGGACTTTTATTGCTTTTGAGTTTGATAATATCTTAAAAACAAGGATTTCTCTAATTCAAGACAAGCTAAAAAAACTTTCTACAAAAGGAAGATGGACTCATATAGATAACTTTCACCTTACTCTAAAATTTCTTGGAGATACGACTATTGAACAATGTGAAAAAATTGAAGAACAGCTTTCAAATACTTTAGATTCTTCCAATGCTGTAAATTTATCTTTAGACGATATAGGCTTTTTCCCCGGAAATACAGAGATAAGGGTATTATGGTTAGGTTTAAAGGGAGAAATAAAAGCTTTGCAGAAGTTGAATACTGATATTGAAGAAAGCATGTTTAAATTAGGATATGAAAGAGAAAAAAGAAATTTTAATCCTCATATAACATTGGGAAGAAATATAGTACTAAAAGATAACTTTAATACAGCTAGAGAAATATTGAAGGAAGACTGCAAATTTTCTTTTGCTTTAAGCAAAATTTCCTTTATAGAAAGTCAGTTGATGGATGGAAAGAGAATATATACACCCTTAAAAAGCTACAGTTTAAGTAAGCCCCTATAG
- the hutH gene encoding histidine ammonia-lyase — protein sequence MGKVVIDGNSLKIEDVVNVCRNNYQVELSANAMDNVVKSREVVEQYVNNEKVVYGITTGFGKFSDVVISKDEAKTLQRNLIISHSCGVGEPLDEEIVRGVMLLRANALAKGYSGIRLETLNILIEMVNKGVHPVIPEKGSLGSSGDLAPLSHIVLVMLGEGEAFYNGARMSGKKAMELANIPTIELTSKEGLALINGTQVMTAIGALTVYDAMNLSKMSDIIAGLTVEALCGIVTAFDENVHRVRPHQGQINTARNLLRVLQDSNMTTEQGEIRVQDAYVLRCLPQIHGASKDAIEYVKEKVEIEINSATDNPLIFRHEDKVISGGNFHGQPMALSFDFLGIALAELANVSERRLERLVNPALSELPAFLVEKGGLNSGFMIVQYSAASLVSENKVLSHPASVDSIPSSANQEDHVSMGTIAARKARNILDNARKVLSMEILAACQAIDLRGNKGLGKGTLVAYELVRKEVSKLEDDRVMYIDINKCESLLKSNIIIEKVEESIGELN from the coding sequence GTGGGAAAGGTAGTCATAGATGGGAATAGCCTCAAAATAGAGGATGTAGTTAATGTATGTAGAAATAATTATCAGGTTGAACTATCTGCTAATGCTATGGATAATGTTGTTAAGTCAAGAGAAGTAGTAGAGCAGTATGTAAACAATGAAAAAGTGGTATATGGAATTACTACAGGTTTTGGTAAGTTTAGTGATGTTGTTATTTCAAAGGATGAAGCTAAGACCCTTCAAAGAAATCTAATAATCAGCCATTCTTGCGGAGTAGGAGAGCCGCTGGATGAGGAGATAGTAAGAGGAGTCATGCTTTTAAGAGCAAATGCATTAGCAAAGGGATATTCAGGCATAAGGCTTGAGACTTTAAACATACTTATAGAAATGGTTAATAAAGGAGTACATCCAGTAATACCTGAAAAGGGATCCCTTGGTTCAAGCGGGGACCTCGCACCTCTTTCCCATATTGTACTTGTAATGTTAGGAGAAGGAGAAGCGTTTTATAATGGTGCTAGAATGTCAGGAAAGAAAGCTATGGAATTGGCCAATATTCCTACCATAGAGCTTACATCTAAGGAAGGCTTGGCTTTAATAAATGGTACACAGGTAATGACTGCAATTGGCGCACTTACTGTATATGATGCAATGAACCTAAGCAAGATGTCGGATATTATAGCTGGATTAACTGTAGAAGCATTATGTGGAATTGTAACAGCCTTTGATGAAAATGTTCACAGGGTAAGACCTCATCAAGGACAAATAAATACTGCAAGAAACCTATTGAGGGTTTTACAGGATAGCAACATGACTACAGAACAAGGGGAAATTAGAGTCCAAGATGCGTATGTATTAAGATGTCTTCCTCAAATTCATGGAGCTAGTAAGGATGCCATTGAATATGTAAAGGAAAAAGTGGAGATTGAGATCAACTCAGCAACAGATAATCCTTTAATATTCAGACATGAGGATAAAGTAATTTCAGGAGGAAATTTTCATGGGCAGCCCATGGCTTTAAGCTTTGATTTCTTAGGTATAGCATTAGCTGAACTAGCAAATGTTTCTGAAAGAAGATTGGAAAGATTAGTAAACCCTGCATTAAGTGAATTACCAGCATTTTTAGTTGAGAAGGGTGGTTTAAACTCAGGTTTTATGATAGTTCAATATTCCGCTGCATCACTAGTTTCAGAGAATAAAGTACTTTCACATCCTGCAAGTGTAGATTCTATACCTTCTTCTGCAAACCAAGAGGATCATGTATCTATGGGTACTATTGCTGCCAGAAAAGCAAGAAATATATTGGATAATGCAAGGAAAGTATTATCAATGGAAATTTTAGCAGCATGTCAAGCCATAGATCTAAGGGGAAACAAAGGCTTAGGTAAGGGTACTTTGGTAGCCTATGAACTAGTGAGAAAAGAAGTATCTAAACTTGAGGATGACAGGGTAATGTATATAGATATAAATAAATGTGAATCTCTACTAAAATCAAATATCATCATTGAAAAAGTAGAAGAAAGTATAGGAGAATTAAATTAA
- a CDS encoding urocanate hydratase, with the protein MVNNFDVSKAMTIKLDNQLPPMPEFVNGIRRAPKRELTLTKRETEIALKNALRYIPKELHEELAPEFLDELMTRGRIYGYRFRPEGNIKGKPLKEYKSNCIEGKAFQVMIDNNLDFDVALYPYELVTYGETGQVCQNWMQYRLIKKYLEALTDEQTLVVASGHPVGLFKSTKGSPRVIITNALMVGMFDDQDHWNKAQAMGVANYGQMTAGGWMYIGPQGIVHGTFNTILNAGRIKLGVAKDGDLRGHVFVSSGLGGMSGAQGKAVEIANGVGIIAEVDYSRIQTRLDQGWISRASNDLKEVFAWTAEYMKKKESISIAYHGNIVDLLEYAVDNNIHIELLSDQTSCHAPYDGGYCPQGLTFEERTELLKSDKAKFIELVNKSLVRQFELIKKLTSKGTYFFDYGNSFMKAVFDAGAKEIAKNGIDESEGFIFPSYVEDILGPLLFDYGYGPFRWVCLSGEHEDLIKTDKAAMEAIDPNRRGQDRDNYVWIRDAEKNKLVVGTQARILYQDALGRRDIALKFNEMVRNGEVGPIMLGRDHHDTGGTDSPFRETSNIKDGSNIMADMATHCFAGNAARGMSLIALHNGGGVGIGKSINGGFGLVLDGSERIDNVIRTAMPWDVMGGVARRAWARNDHSIKTCIEYNNMHKDTDHITLPYIPDEDLISSLVEKAYSKK; encoded by the coding sequence ATGGTTAATAATTTTGATGTCTCTAAGGCAATGACTATTAAGCTTGACAATCAGCTGCCACCAATGCCTGAGTTCGTAAATGGCATAAGAAGGGCCCCAAAGAGAGAGCTTACTTTGACCAAAAGAGAAACTGAGATAGCTCTTAAGAATGCATTAAGGTATATACCTAAGGAGCTGCATGAAGAACTGGCACCAGAGTTTTTAGATGAGCTAATGACTAGGGGAAGAATATATGGATATCGTTTTAGGCCTGAAGGTAATATTAAAGGGAAACCTTTAAAAGAATACAAGAGTAATTGTATAGAAGGCAAGGCATTTCAGGTTATGATTGATAACAATCTTGACTTTGATGTGGCTCTTTATCCTTATGAATTAGTTACCTATGGAGAAACAGGTCAGGTTTGTCAAAACTGGATGCAATATAGATTGATTAAAAAATACTTAGAAGCTTTGACAGATGAACAGACTCTAGTAGTTGCTTCTGGACATCCAGTTGGACTCTTTAAATCTACTAAGGGGAGTCCAAGAGTAATAATAACTAATGCTCTTATGGTGGGAATGTTTGATGATCAGGATCATTGGAATAAAGCACAGGCTATGGGAGTAGCTAATTATGGACAGATGACTGCAGGTGGATGGATGTATATAGGACCACAGGGAATAGTTCATGGAACCTTCAATACTATATTAAATGCAGGTAGAATAAAACTTGGCGTAGCGAAAGATGGAGATTTAAGAGGACATGTATTTGTATCTTCAGGCTTAGGCGGTATGAGTGGAGCTCAAGGTAAGGCTGTAGAGATAGCAAATGGCGTGGGCATAATTGCAGAGGTGGATTATTCAAGAATCCAAACAAGACTTGATCAAGGATGGATAAGCAGAGCTTCAAACGATTTAAAAGAAGTCTTTGCTTGGACAGCTGAATATATGAAAAAGAAAGAGTCTATTTCAATAGCTTATCATGGAAACATAGTAGATTTGCTTGAGTATGCAGTAGACAATAATATTCATATAGAACTGTTATCAGACCAAACTTCATGTCATGCACCATATGATGGAGGATATTGTCCTCAGGGATTAACCTTTGAAGAGAGAACAGAGCTATTAAAATCTGATAAGGCTAAATTTATTGAACTAGTAAATAAATCACTTGTTAGACAGTTTGAACTTATTAAAAAGCTTACAAGTAAGGGGACTTATTTCTTCGATTATGGAAATAGCTTTATGAAGGCTGTATTTGATGCAGGGGCTAAGGAGATAGCTAAAAATGGAATTGATGAAAGCGAAGGATTTATTTTTCCTTCATACGTTGAGGATATATTAGGACCTTTATTATTTGATTATGGGTATGGACCTTTTAGATGGGTTTGCTTAAGTGGAGAGCATGAGGACCTTATAAAAACAGACAAAGCAGCTATGGAGGCCATTGATCCTAATAGAAGAGGACAGGATAGAGACAATTACGTATGGATAAGGGATGCAGAAAAGAATAAGCTTGTAGTAGGCACACAAGCTAGAATATTATATCAAGATGCACTTGGACGAAGAGATATAGCTCTCAAGTTCAATGAAATGGTGCGCAATGGGGAAGTAGGACCTATTATGCTGGGAAGAGATCATCATGACACTGGTGGAACAGATTCACCATTTAGGGAAACTTCAAATATTAAAGATGGAAGCAATATAATGGCTGACATGGCTACTCATTGCTTTGCTGGAAATGCAGCTAGAGGAATGAGTCTCATAGCACTTCATAATGGAGGAGGAGTAGGTATTGGAAAATCCATTAATGGTGGCTTTGGATTAGTCCTTGACGGAAGTGAAAGGATAGATAATGTTATAAGAACTGCTATGCCTTGGGACGTAATGGGTGGAGTAGCTAGGCGTGCTTGGGCAAGAAATGATCATTCTATAAAAACATGTATAGAGTATAACAATATGCATAAGGATACTGATCATATTACATTACCATATATTCCAGATGAAGATTTGATTAGTTCTCTTGTAGAAAAGGCTTACAGTAAAAAATAG
- the ftcD gene encoding glutamate formimidoyltransferase, giving the protein MAKIVQCVPNFSEGVDKILIEKIIDEIRKVEGTKLMDYSMDKDHNRCVTTFIGTPEAVEEAAFNACRKAAELIDMSKHKGEHPRMGATDVIPLIPIAEVTMEECIEMSKRIGRRIGEELGISVFLYEKSASAPHRENLASVRKGQYEGMNEKMKDESWKPDFGPDTLNIKSGATAVGARMPLVAFNVNLDTNNLEIANKIARSVRGRNGGFTSCKALGVEIKERNIVQVSMNMVDYESTPLFRVFDMIEREAQRYGVNVIGSEIIGLVPMMALINCADYYLKIENFRAEQILEKRIYE; this is encoded by the coding sequence ATGGCTAAGATAGTGCAATGTGTCCCTAATTTTAGTGAGGGTGTAGATAAAATACTTATTGAAAAAATAATTGATGAAATAAGAAAAGTAGAAGGCACAAAACTGATGGATTATTCCATGGATAAGGATCACAATAGATGCGTGACTACTTTTATAGGAACTCCCGAAGCCGTAGAAGAGGCAGCATTTAATGCTTGCAGGAAGGCAGCTGAGCTTATTGATATGAGTAAGCATAAAGGTGAGCATCCAAGAATGGGGGCAACAGATGTTATTCCTTTAATACCTATTGCTGAGGTTACAATGGAAGAATGTATAGAAATGTCTAAGCGGATTGGTAGAAGAATAGGAGAAGAACTGGGAATATCTGTTTTCTTATATGAGAAATCTGCAAGCGCACCTCATAGAGAAAACTTGGCTTCTGTTAGAAAAGGCCAGTATGAGGGAATGAATGAAAAAATGAAGGATGAAAGCTGGAAGCCTGATTTTGGTCCAGATACTTTAAATATTAAATCTGGTGCTACAGCAGTTGGAGCTAGAATGCCTTTAGTTGCATTTAATGTAAATCTAGATACAAATAATTTAGAAATAGCAAATAAAATTGCAAGAAGTGTCAGAGGGAGAAATGGAGGCTTTACATCCTGCAAGGCACTAGGTGTAGAGATTAAAGAAAGAAACATAGTTCAAGTCTCAATGAACATGGTAGACTATGAAAGCACACCATTGTTTAGAGTATTTGATATGATTGAAAGAGAAGCACAAAGATATGGAGTTAATGTCATAGGAAGTGAAATCATTGGTTTGGTACCTATGATGGCACTTATCAATTGTGCAGACTACTATTTAAAGATAGAGAATTTTAGAGCAGAGCAGATACTAGAAAAGAGAATATATGAATAG
- the hutI gene encoding imidazolonepropionase — protein sequence MKADIVIENISQLVTMEGPDRPRIKEEMKNIGLIENGIVAIAGDKIIFVGEGKIPSYIEIGKETIIIDGAGKTVTPGLVDPHTHLVHGGSRENELAMKLNGMKYLDILKAGGGILSTVKATQNASFEELYKKAEKSLNTMLEFGITTVEAKSGYGLNTETELKQLRVAKELNEKHPVDIVSTFMGAHAVPKEYKDNPEKFVEIIINDMIPKVAEERLAEFCDVFCEEGVFTVDQTRRILNAAREHGMLPKVHADEIEPLGGAELAAEVEAVSADHLVAASEAGMKMMAEKGVIADLLPATSFNLASGKFADARKMIELGVPVALSTDYNPGSSPTENLQLAMYFASLILRMTPEEVFTAVTINSACSLRKEKAIGSIRKGKKADIIIFDSPNINYIIYHFGINHVDMVVKNGKIVVEKGRKKGAF from the coding sequence ATGAAGGCTGATATTGTAATAGAAAACATATCTCAGTTAGTTACAATGGAAGGACCTGATAGACCTAGAATAAAAGAAGAGATGAAGAATATTGGATTAATTGAAAATGGTATTGTGGCTATAGCTGGAGATAAGATAATTTTTGTTGGAGAAGGGAAAATACCTAGCTATATCGAAATAGGAAAAGAAACCATAATAATCGATGGAGCTGGGAAGACTGTAACTCCTGGTTTAGTTGATCCTCATACTCATTTAGTTCATGGTGGTTCTAGGGAAAATGAACTGGCTATGAAGCTAAATGGCATGAAATACTTGGATATATTAAAAGCAGGCGGGGGGATACTAAGTACAGTTAAAGCTACTCAAAATGCTTCTTTTGAAGAATTATATAAAAAAGCAGAAAAAAGCCTAAATACCATGTTAGAGTTTGGAATAACAACAGTAGAAGCAAAAAGTGGATATGGATTAAATACAGAAACTGAGCTTAAACAGCTAAGGGTAGCAAAAGAATTAAATGAAAAACATCCTGTAGATATAGTATCTACGTTTATGGGTGCCCACGCAGTACCAAAGGAATATAAAGATAATCCAGAAAAATTTGTTGAAATTATTATTAATGATATGATTCCTAAGGTAGCAGAAGAAAGACTGGCTGAATTCTGTGACGTGTTTTGTGAAGAAGGAGTGTTTACAGTAGATCAGACTAGGAGAATATTGAATGCAGCTAGAGAACATGGCATGCTTCCAAAAGTTCATGCAGATGAGATAGAACCATTAGGTGGGGCTGAGCTAGCTGCTGAGGTAGAAGCTGTATCTGCTGACCACTTAGTTGCAGCAAGTGAAGCAGGTATGAAAATGATGGCTGAAAAAGGAGTAATAGCAGATTTACTTCCTGCTACATCTTTTAATTTAGCTAGTGGAAAGTTTGCAGATGCTAGGAAAATGATTGAACTAGGTGTTCCTGTTGCTTTATCAACAGACTATAATCCTGGCAGCAGTCCAACGGAAAATTTGCAGCTAGCAATGTATTTTGCTTCCCTTATTCTAAGAATGACTCCAGAAGAAGTGTTTACAGCAGTTACTATAAATAGTGCATGCTCACTTAGAAAAGAGAAAGCAATTGGAAGCATAAGAAAAGGCAAGAAGGCAGATATAATTATATTTGATTCACCTAATATAAATTATATTATATATCATTTTGGAATAAACCATGTAGACATGGTAGTCAAAAATGGGAAAATAGTAGTAGAAAAAGGCAGGAAAAAGGGCGCATTTTAA
- a CDS encoding DUF896 domain-containing protein, with the protein MISKEKLDRINFLAKKSKEIGLTEQEKEEQKSLRQEYLSAFRENFKKQLECIEIIDDDKIH; encoded by the coding sequence ATGATTTCAAAAGAGAAGTTAGATAGAATTAACTTTCTAGCTAAAAAATCAAAAGAAATAGGATTAACTGAGCAAGAGAAAGAGGAGCAAAAATCTTTAAGGCAAGAATATTTATCTGCTTTTAGAGAAAATTTTAAAAAACAGCTTGAATGCATAGAAATAATTGATGATGATAAAATTCATTAA
- a CDS encoding chemotaxis protein CheW has protein sequence MSEKQYVVFNLGKEEYGIDIMNVTEIVQCQDSVKVPNSPKFIEGITNYRGKVIPIICLKKKFGMEDSTRDANTRIIVINLNDKQIGFLVDEASQTVRLDDSNIDPTPDIIAGIERKYITGVGKLENRLIILIDLEKVLTDDDKEKINMIEV, from the coding sequence TTGTCAGAAAAGCAATATGTTGTATTTAACCTAGGCAAAGAAGAGTATGGCATAGACATAATGAACGTTACAGAAATAGTTCAATGTCAAGATAGTGTAAAGGTTCCTAACTCACCTAAATTTATTGAAGGAATAACAAATTACAGAGGTAAAGTAATACCAATAATCTGTTTAAAGAAGAAATTTGGCATGGAAGACAGCACAAGAGATGCCAATACAAGAATAATTGTCATTAATCTAAATGATAAACAGATTGGTTTTTTAGTAGATGAAGCTTCTCAAACAGTTAGACTTGACGATTCAAACATTGATCCTACACCAGATATTATTGCTGGGATTGAAAGAAAGTACATAACTGGCGTGGGTAAACTTGAAAATAGGCTAATAATTTTAATTGACTTAGAAAAAGTATTAACTGACGATGATAAAGAAAAGATTAATATGATAGAAGTATAA
- a CDS encoding sensor histidine kinase, whose product MSKTALDLKRMNEIIEKTIVTIDSGRQEIFEIAEDARKDCERFKKELTSIQQKISLAIFEVDGLEREERRTKAKLMMVSKDFNRYSEEDIRLAYEEANNVRVKHILKKQEEKELICRRTELELNLKRTYEIVQKAEKLVSQVGVAMDFLKGNLSDIFETIEDMHKKQLLGIKIIEAQEEERMRVSREIHDGPAQSMANVVLKAELCERLLAIDINQSRLELRKLKDIVRGSLKDIRKIIYDLRPMSLDDLGLVPTIKRYTDNFTDETGINVELMVINEQQSINSIIEIACFRIIQEALNNISKHSRARDVLIKIEQTMDKISIVIKDNGIGFEMNNLKRNPEKNGFGLIGMKERAELLNGKLDIISAFGEGTKIILTIPLERKDELYE is encoded by the coding sequence TTGTCGAAAACAGCATTAGATTTAAAAAGAATGAACGAAATAATCGAAAAAACCATTGTCACAATAGATTCAGGAAGACAGGAGATTTTTGAAATTGCTGAGGATGCTAGAAAAGATTGTGAAAGATTTAAAAAAGAACTGACTAGTATACAGCAAAAAATATCATTAGCAATATTTGAAGTAGATGGGCTGGAACGAGAAGAGAGAAGAACTAAAGCAAAGCTTATGATGGTTAGCAAAGACTTTAACAGATATTCTGAAGAAGATATAAGACTTGCTTATGAGGAAGCAAATAATGTTAGAGTAAAGCATATTCTAAAGAAGCAGGAAGAAAAGGAATTAATATGTAGAAGAACTGAGTTAGAATTAAACCTTAAAAGGACTTATGAAATTGTACAGAAGGCTGAAAAACTTGTATCCCAGGTAGGAGTTGCTATGGACTTTCTGAAAGGAAATCTAAGTGATATTTTTGAAACAATTGAGGATATGCATAAAAAACAACTACTAGGGATAAAAATCATCGAGGCTCAAGAAGAAGAACGTATGAGGGTTTCAAGGGAAATTCATGATGGGCCAGCTCAATCAATGGCAAATGTTGTTTTAAAAGCAGAGTTATGTGAGAGATTACTTGCTATAGATATAAATCAATCAAGATTAGAGCTACGAAAATTAAAGGATATTGTGAGAGGAAGCTTAAAAGACATTAGAAAAATAATTTACGATTTAAGGCCAATGTCACTAGACGATTTAGGCCTTGTACCTACTATAAAAAGATATACAGATAATTTCACTGATGAAACAGGGATAAATGTTGAACTCATGGTAATAAATGAACAGCAAAGCATTAATTCTATTATTGAAATAGCCTGTTTTAGGATAATACAGGAAGCGTTAAATAATATATCGAAACACTCACGTGCTCGAGATGTGTTAATTAAGATTGAGCAAACTATGGATAAGATTTCTATAGTAATTAAGGATAATGGCATTGGCTTTGAGATGAATAATCTTAAACGTAATCCAGAAAAAAACGGCTTTGGACTTATTGGAATGAAAGAGAGAGCAGAGCTATTAAATGGAAAGCTAGATATTATATCTGCTTTTGGAGAAGGCACAAAGATTATTTTAACAATACCTCTAGAAAGAAAGGATGAATTATATGAATGA
- a CDS encoding response regulator transcription factor has product MNDRRISVLIADDHSLMREGLKQILELEPDIKVISLSANGEEVIKDAQRYKPDVILMDINMPKMSGLDALRRLKDIGIDSKIIMLTIHDSREYLYETIRIGANGYVLKDADSDTLLKAIRDVDEGKSYIQPSLSELLVKDFNSRGERSKESALIESLTKREYEVLTLIAEGMNNREIAEKLFISEKTVKNHVSNIFKKIDVADRVQAAIFTFRNNIKKI; this is encoded by the coding sequence ATGAATGACAGAAGAATTTCAGTTTTAATAGCAGATGATCATTCCCTTATGAGAGAGGGTCTTAAGCAAATTCTTGAGCTTGAGCCTGATATTAAAGTCATATCATTATCTGCCAATGGAGAAGAAGTGATTAAAGATGCTCAGCGTTACAAACCAGATGTTATATTGATGGACATAAATATGCCTAAAATGAGTGGATTAGATGCACTTAGAAGATTAAAGGATATTGGAATTGATTCTAAAATAATAATGCTTACTATCCATGATTCGAGAGAATACCTATATGAAACTATAAGGATAGGAGCTAATGGTTACGTACTTAAAGATGCAGATTCTGATACTTTATTAAAGGCAATTAGAGATGTTGATGAGGGCAAATCCTACATACAACCTAGTCTATCTGAGCTACTAGTAAAAGACTTTAACTCTAGGGGAGAAAGAAGCAAAGAGTCTGCTCTCATAGAATCATTAACCAAGAGAGAGTATGAGGTACTTACTCTTATTGCAGAAGGTATGAATAATAGGGAGATAGCAGAGAAACTTTTTATAAGTGAAAAGACTGTTAAAAATCATGTATCAAACATATTCAAAAAAATTGATGTGGCAGACAGAGTTCAAGCAGCAATATTCACATTTAGAAATAATATAAAGAAGATATAG